A single Cannabis sativa cultivar Pink pepper isolate KNU-18-1 chromosome 7, ASM2916894v1, whole genome shotgun sequence DNA region contains:
- the LOC115697702 gene encoding suppressor protein SRP40 isoform X4 — protein sequence MGTVGSKASASASSSSSSSSSSSGARRVRSKAHRVLHSSCLGTTSRSHDSDNDDQVCDHQNKENGSTNNLSGSGIESNQSKIECYRKVKVGRSGEIPCISSNANTSASTNGSSSAPASSITQNLSSRFLSRFSFIPGNMSFRLSRANSLGSSRSYPVSSTSLGLMNNEEDAHLPRGSPNVVVVDTDQNQQGDDRTTSFTEDNAMNTSSSGSIVGADLNLCSPRNHSEMDSAGIRLSDRHAVAREPIERNVRFSRTLSVGRLRDRVLRRSSLSDISFCPVQQVGEDRDTNSGSGMRAWGDQNRTLASESTSAVSPNASGYSSSNLSSSLFSIQDYEVETSRAREARYRDLLEHRSNFLERRRRIRSQVRALQRLGSRFENLSRHERSCIMSGQHRTGRCTCRSTNRDEHLNDDTSARASISRIVMLAEALFEQSVVLSSRPSVSSIGSVPAPNEVVESLPVKLYTKLHKHQSEEVAQCYICLVEYEEGDRMRILPCQHDFHKTCVDKWLKEIHRVCPLCRGDICRSNSLPAEN from the exons ATGGGAACCGTCGGTAGCAAAGCTTCTGCGtctgcttcttcttcttcctcttcgtCGTCGTCTTCCTCCGGTGCTCGAAGGGTTCGATCTAAAGCGCACAGAGTATTACACTCCTCCTGCCTCGGTACCACGTCGCGATCTCACGACAGCGACAATGACGATCAG GTTTGTGATCATCAGAACAAAGAAAATGGTTCCACGAACAACCTTAGTGGGAGTGGGATAGAGTCAAATCAATCCAAAATTGAGTGTTACAGAAAGGTTAAGGTTGGGCGGTCTGGTGAAATACCATGTATATCTTCAAATGCTAATACTTCTGCTTCTACAAACGGTAGTAGCTCCGCTCCAGCATCTTCTATTACCCAAAACCTATCAAGTCGTTTTCTTTCTCGTTTTAGTTTCATTCCTGGAAATATGAGCTTCAGGCTGAGCAGGGCCAACAGTTTAGGATCATCCAGGTCTTATCCTGTATCTTCCACAAGTCTTGGATTGATGAACAATGAAGAGGACGCTCATCTACCTAGGGGTTCTCccaatgttgttgttgttgatacTGATCAAAATCAGCAAG GAGATGACCGAACAACTTCTTTTACCGAAGATAATGCCATGAATACTAGCAGTAGCGGTTCAATAGTGGGGGCTGATTTAAACTTGTGCTCGCCTAGAAATCATtctgaaatggatagtgctgGAATAAGACTGTCTGATAGACATGCTGTAGCTCGAGAACCTATCGAGAGAAATGTTCGGTTCAGCAGAACTCTAAGTGTCGGAAGACTTCGTGATAGAGTTCTTCGTCGATCATCATTATCTGACATATCCTTTTGTCCTGTACAACAAGTAGGAGAAGATAGAGATACCAATTCTGGTAGTGGGATGCGGGCTTGGGGGGATCAAAATAGGACATTGGCATCTGAAAGTACTTCTGCAGTCTCCCCAAATGCCTCTGGTTATTCTTCATCCAATCTGTCAAGCTCATTGTTCAGCATCCAAGATTATGAGGTGGAAACATCTCGGGCAAGAGAAGCCAGGTATCGTGATCTTTTGGAGCATAGATCAAATTTCCTTGAAAGGAGGAGAAGAATACGATCACAG GTCCGTGCTCTTCAGCGATTGGGGAGTCGTTTTGAAAACCTTTCTAGACATGAGAGGTCATGTATCATGTCTGGTCAACATAGAACTGGGCGTTGTACATGTCGGTCTACCAACCGGGATGAACATCTAAATGATGACACAAGTGCCAGGGCTAGCATATCCAGAATTGTCATGTTGGCTGAGGCATTGTTTGAG CAATCTGTGGTTTTATCCTCCCGACCTTCTGTATCTTCAATTGGATCTGTTCCCGCACCTAATGAAGTTGTCGAATCTTTGCCTGTGAAGTTGTATACCAAGTTGCACAAACACCAAAGTGAGGAAGTTGCTCA ATGTTACATATGCCTTGTGGAGTACGAGGAAGGTGACAGAATGAGGATATTGCCTTGTCAACATGATTTCCATAAAACATGTGTTGACAAATGGTTAAAGGAGATTCACAG GGTGTGTCCACTTTGCCGAGGTGATATATGCAGATCCAATTCATTACCTGCAGAAAACTAA
- the LOC115697702 gene encoding suppressor protein SRP40 isoform X2, with amino-acid sequence MGTVGSKASASASSSSSSSSSSSGARRVRSKAHRVLHSSCLGTTSRSHDSDNDDQVCDHQNKENGSTNNLSGSGIESNQSKIECYRKVKVGRSGEIPCISSNANTSASTNGSSSAPASSITQNLSSRFLSRFSFIPGNMSFRLSRANSLGSSRSYPVSSTSLGLMNNEEDAHLPRGSPNVVVVDTDQNQQGTPTLCCQDTSSSLHLNTQPGFSENLGDDRTTSFTEDNAMNTSSSGSIVGADLNLCSPRNHSEMDSAGIRLSDRHAVAREPIERNVRFSRTLSVGRLRDRVLRRSSLSDISFCPVQQVGEDRDTNSGSGMRAWGDQNRTLASESTSAVSPNASGYSSSNLSSSLFSIQDYEVETSRAREARYRDLLEHRSNFLERRRRIRSQVRALQRLGSRFENLSRHERSCIMSGQHRTGRCTCRSTNRDEHLNDDTSARASISRIVMLAEALFEQSVVLSSRPSVSSIGSVPAPNEVVESLPVKLYTKLHKHQSEEVAQCYICLVEYEEGDRMRILPCQHDFHKTCVDKWLKEIHRVCPLCRGDICRSNSLPAEN; translated from the exons ATGGGAACCGTCGGTAGCAAAGCTTCTGCGtctgcttcttcttcttcctcttcgtCGTCGTCTTCCTCCGGTGCTCGAAGGGTTCGATCTAAAGCGCACAGAGTATTACACTCCTCCTGCCTCGGTACCACGTCGCGATCTCACGACAGCGACAATGACGATCAG GTTTGTGATCATCAGAACAAAGAAAATGGTTCCACGAACAACCTTAGTGGGAGTGGGATAGAGTCAAATCAATCCAAAATTGAGTGTTACAGAAAGGTTAAGGTTGGGCGGTCTGGTGAAATACCATGTATATCTTCAAATGCTAATACTTCTGCTTCTACAAACGGTAGTAGCTCCGCTCCAGCATCTTCTATTACCCAAAACCTATCAAGTCGTTTTCTTTCTCGTTTTAGTTTCATTCCTGGAAATATGAGCTTCAGGCTGAGCAGGGCCAACAGTTTAGGATCATCCAGGTCTTATCCTGTATCTTCCACAAGTCTTGGATTGATGAACAATGAAGAGGACGCTCATCTACCTAGGGGTTCTCccaatgttgttgttgttgatacTGATCAAAATCAGCAAGGTACGCCAACACTTTGTTGTCAAGACACTTCAAGTAGTTTACATTTGAATACTCAACCTGGTTTTTCTGAAAACCTAGGAGATGACCGAACAACTTCTTTTACCGAAGATAATGCCATGAATACTAGCAGTAGCGGTTCAATAGTGGGGGCTGATTTAAACTTGTGCTCGCCTAGAAATCATtctgaaatggatagtgctgGAATAAGACTGTCTGATAGACATGCTGTAGCTCGAGAACCTATCGAGAGAAATGTTCGGTTCAGCAGAACTCTAAGTGTCGGAAGACTTCGTGATAGAGTTCTTCGTCGATCATCATTATCTGACATATCCTTTTGTCCTGTACAACAAGTAGGAGAAGATAGAGATACCAATTCTGGTAGTGGGATGCGGGCTTGGGGGGATCAAAATAGGACATTGGCATCTGAAAGTACTTCTGCAGTCTCCCCAAATGCCTCTGGTTATTCTTCATCCAATCTGTCAAGCTCATTGTTCAGCATCCAAGATTATGAGGTGGAAACATCTCGGGCAAGAGAAGCCAGGTATCGTGATCTTTTGGAGCATAGATCAAATTTCCTTGAAAGGAGGAGAAGAATACGATCACAG GTCCGTGCTCTTCAGCGATTGGGGAGTCGTTTTGAAAACCTTTCTAGACATGAGAGGTCATGTATCATGTCTGGTCAACATAGAACTGGGCGTTGTACATGTCGGTCTACCAACCGGGATGAACATCTAAATGATGACACAAGTGCCAGGGCTAGCATATCCAGAATTGTCATGTTGGCTGAGGCATTGTTTGAG CAATCTGTGGTTTTATCCTCCCGACCTTCTGTATCTTCAATTGGATCTGTTCCCGCACCTAATGAAGTTGTCGAATCTTTGCCTGTGAAGTTGTATACCAAGTTGCACAAACACCAAAGTGAGGAAGTTGCTCA ATGTTACATATGCCTTGTGGAGTACGAGGAAGGTGACAGAATGAGGATATTGCCTTGTCAACATGATTTCCATAAAACATGTGTTGACAAATGGTTAAAGGAGATTCACAG GGTGTGTCCACTTTGCCGAGGTGATATATGCAGATCCAATTCATTACCTGCAGAAAACTAA
- the LOC115697702 gene encoding uncharacterized RING finger protein C4G3.12c isoform X1 has protein sequence MGTVGSKASASASSSSSSSSSSSGARRVRSKAHRVLHSSCLGTTSRSHDSDNDDQVCDHQNKENGSTNNLSGSGIESNQSKIECYRKVKVGRSGEIPCISSNANTSASTNGSSSAPASSITQNLSSRFLSRFSFIPGNMSFRLSRANSLGSSRSYPVSSTSLGLMNNEEDAHLPRGSPNVVVVDTDQNQQGTPTLCCQDTSSSLHLNTQPGFSENLGDDRTTSFTEDNAMNTSSSGSIVGADLNLCSPRNHSEMDSAGIRLSDRHAVAREPIERNVRFSRTLSVGRLRDRVLRRSSLSDISFCPVQQVGEDRDTNSGSGMRAWGDQNRTLASESTSAVSPNASGYSSSNLSSSLFSIQDYEVETSRAREARYRDLLEHRSNFLERRRRIRSQVRALQRLGSRFENLSRHERSCIMSGQHRTGRCTCRSTNRDEHLNDDTSARASISRIVMLAEALFEVLDEIHQQSVVLSSRPSVSSIGSVPAPNEVVESLPVKLYTKLHKHQSEEVAQCYICLVEYEEGDRMRILPCQHDFHKTCVDKWLKEIHRVCPLCRGDICRSNSLPAEN, from the exons ATGGGAACCGTCGGTAGCAAAGCTTCTGCGtctgcttcttcttcttcctcttcgtCGTCGTCTTCCTCCGGTGCTCGAAGGGTTCGATCTAAAGCGCACAGAGTATTACACTCCTCCTGCCTCGGTACCACGTCGCGATCTCACGACAGCGACAATGACGATCAG GTTTGTGATCATCAGAACAAAGAAAATGGTTCCACGAACAACCTTAGTGGGAGTGGGATAGAGTCAAATCAATCCAAAATTGAGTGTTACAGAAAGGTTAAGGTTGGGCGGTCTGGTGAAATACCATGTATATCTTCAAATGCTAATACTTCTGCTTCTACAAACGGTAGTAGCTCCGCTCCAGCATCTTCTATTACCCAAAACCTATCAAGTCGTTTTCTTTCTCGTTTTAGTTTCATTCCTGGAAATATGAGCTTCAGGCTGAGCAGGGCCAACAGTTTAGGATCATCCAGGTCTTATCCTGTATCTTCCACAAGTCTTGGATTGATGAACAATGAAGAGGACGCTCATCTACCTAGGGGTTCTCccaatgttgttgttgttgatacTGATCAAAATCAGCAAGGTACGCCAACACTTTGTTGTCAAGACACTTCAAGTAGTTTACATTTGAATACTCAACCTGGTTTTTCTGAAAACCTAGGAGATGACCGAACAACTTCTTTTACCGAAGATAATGCCATGAATACTAGCAGTAGCGGTTCAATAGTGGGGGCTGATTTAAACTTGTGCTCGCCTAGAAATCATtctgaaatggatagtgctgGAATAAGACTGTCTGATAGACATGCTGTAGCTCGAGAACCTATCGAGAGAAATGTTCGGTTCAGCAGAACTCTAAGTGTCGGAAGACTTCGTGATAGAGTTCTTCGTCGATCATCATTATCTGACATATCCTTTTGTCCTGTACAACAAGTAGGAGAAGATAGAGATACCAATTCTGGTAGTGGGATGCGGGCTTGGGGGGATCAAAATAGGACATTGGCATCTGAAAGTACTTCTGCAGTCTCCCCAAATGCCTCTGGTTATTCTTCATCCAATCTGTCAAGCTCATTGTTCAGCATCCAAGATTATGAGGTGGAAACATCTCGGGCAAGAGAAGCCAGGTATCGTGATCTTTTGGAGCATAGATCAAATTTCCTTGAAAGGAGGAGAAGAATACGATCACAG GTCCGTGCTCTTCAGCGATTGGGGAGTCGTTTTGAAAACCTTTCTAGACATGAGAGGTCATGTATCATGTCTGGTCAACATAGAACTGGGCGTTGTACATGTCGGTCTACCAACCGGGATGAACATCTAAATGATGACACAAGTGCCAGGGCTAGCATATCCAGAATTGTCATGTTGGCTGAGGCATTGTTTGAG GTTCTGGATGAAATTCACCAGCAATCTGTGGTTTTATCCTCCCGACCTTCTGTATCTTCAATTGGATCTGTTCCCGCACCTAATGAAGTTGTCGAATCTTTGCCTGTGAAGTTGTATACCAAGTTGCACAAACACCAAAGTGAGGAAGTTGCTCA ATGTTACATATGCCTTGTGGAGTACGAGGAAGGTGACAGAATGAGGATATTGCCTTGTCAACATGATTTCCATAAAACATGTGTTGACAAATGGTTAAAGGAGATTCACAG GGTGTGTCCACTTTGCCGAGGTGATATATGCAGATCCAATTCATTACCTGCAGAAAACTAA
- the LOC115697702 gene encoding suppressor protein SRP40 isoform X3: MGTVGSKASASASSSSSSSSSSSGARRVRSKAHRVLHSSCLGTTSRSHDSDNDDQVCDHQNKENGSTNNLSGSGIESNQSKIECYRKVKVGRSGEIPCISSNANTSASTNGSSSAPASSITQNLSSRFLSRFSFIPGNMSFRLSRANSLGSSRSYPVSSTSLGLMNNEEDAHLPRGSPNVVVVDTDQNQQGDDRTTSFTEDNAMNTSSSGSIVGADLNLCSPRNHSEMDSAGIRLSDRHAVAREPIERNVRFSRTLSVGRLRDRVLRRSSLSDISFCPVQQVGEDRDTNSGSGMRAWGDQNRTLASESTSAVSPNASGYSSSNLSSSLFSIQDYEVETSRAREARYRDLLEHRSNFLERRRRIRSQVRALQRLGSRFENLSRHERSCIMSGQHRTGRCTCRSTNRDEHLNDDTSARASISRIVMLAEALFEVLDEIHQQSVVLSSRPSVSSIGSVPAPNEVVESLPVKLYTKLHKHQSEEVAQCYICLVEYEEGDRMRILPCQHDFHKTCVDKWLKEIHRVCPLCRGDICRSNSLPAEN; encoded by the exons ATGGGAACCGTCGGTAGCAAAGCTTCTGCGtctgcttcttcttcttcctcttcgtCGTCGTCTTCCTCCGGTGCTCGAAGGGTTCGATCTAAAGCGCACAGAGTATTACACTCCTCCTGCCTCGGTACCACGTCGCGATCTCACGACAGCGACAATGACGATCAG GTTTGTGATCATCAGAACAAAGAAAATGGTTCCACGAACAACCTTAGTGGGAGTGGGATAGAGTCAAATCAATCCAAAATTGAGTGTTACAGAAAGGTTAAGGTTGGGCGGTCTGGTGAAATACCATGTATATCTTCAAATGCTAATACTTCTGCTTCTACAAACGGTAGTAGCTCCGCTCCAGCATCTTCTATTACCCAAAACCTATCAAGTCGTTTTCTTTCTCGTTTTAGTTTCATTCCTGGAAATATGAGCTTCAGGCTGAGCAGGGCCAACAGTTTAGGATCATCCAGGTCTTATCCTGTATCTTCCACAAGTCTTGGATTGATGAACAATGAAGAGGACGCTCATCTACCTAGGGGTTCTCccaatgttgttgttgttgatacTGATCAAAATCAGCAAG GAGATGACCGAACAACTTCTTTTACCGAAGATAATGCCATGAATACTAGCAGTAGCGGTTCAATAGTGGGGGCTGATTTAAACTTGTGCTCGCCTAGAAATCATtctgaaatggatagtgctgGAATAAGACTGTCTGATAGACATGCTGTAGCTCGAGAACCTATCGAGAGAAATGTTCGGTTCAGCAGAACTCTAAGTGTCGGAAGACTTCGTGATAGAGTTCTTCGTCGATCATCATTATCTGACATATCCTTTTGTCCTGTACAACAAGTAGGAGAAGATAGAGATACCAATTCTGGTAGTGGGATGCGGGCTTGGGGGGATCAAAATAGGACATTGGCATCTGAAAGTACTTCTGCAGTCTCCCCAAATGCCTCTGGTTATTCTTCATCCAATCTGTCAAGCTCATTGTTCAGCATCCAAGATTATGAGGTGGAAACATCTCGGGCAAGAGAAGCCAGGTATCGTGATCTTTTGGAGCATAGATCAAATTTCCTTGAAAGGAGGAGAAGAATACGATCACAG GTCCGTGCTCTTCAGCGATTGGGGAGTCGTTTTGAAAACCTTTCTAGACATGAGAGGTCATGTATCATGTCTGGTCAACATAGAACTGGGCGTTGTACATGTCGGTCTACCAACCGGGATGAACATCTAAATGATGACACAAGTGCCAGGGCTAGCATATCCAGAATTGTCATGTTGGCTGAGGCATTGTTTGAG GTTCTGGATGAAATTCACCAGCAATCTGTGGTTTTATCCTCCCGACCTTCTGTATCTTCAATTGGATCTGTTCCCGCACCTAATGAAGTTGTCGAATCTTTGCCTGTGAAGTTGTATACCAAGTTGCACAAACACCAAAGTGAGGAAGTTGCTCA ATGTTACATATGCCTTGTGGAGTACGAGGAAGGTGACAGAATGAGGATATTGCCTTGTCAACATGATTTCCATAAAACATGTGTTGACAAATGGTTAAAGGAGATTCACAG GGTGTGTCCACTTTGCCGAGGTGATATATGCAGATCCAATTCATTACCTGCAGAAAACTAA